The following coding sequences lie in one Cloeon dipterum chromosome 1, ieCloDipt1.1, whole genome shotgun sequence genomic window:
- the LOC135934069 gene encoding cuticle protein 19.8-like, whose translation MLTSQKLVFLFAAFACVAAQELTNRLTTVEWESYNEREPKGPGSYAYGYDVQDPLTGNVQFKEETRKPDGTVRGSYGLVEPDGNVKIVHYVADDKGFRVHIENSAKPDEFHPVQRSINEASVHHSVVGQYGRRLLRQPIVVGPVAPTAPETVAAPAPVAAPQTVYTVIPENLHTQYYHYIQPSYFQSK comes from the exons ATGCTCACCTCACAG AAGctggtttttctttttgccgCCTTCGCGTGCGTCGCCGCTCAGGAGCTGACCAACCGCCTCACCACGGTCGAATGGGAGTCTTACAATGAACGCGAGCCAAAG GGTCCAGGCAGCTATGCGTACGGATACGACGTCCAAGACCCATTGACGGGAAACGTCCAGTTCAAGGAAGAAACGCGGAAGCCGGACGGAACTGTCCGCGGCAGCTACGGACTCGTTGAGCCCGATGGAAACGTCAAGATTGTCCACTATGTTGCTGATGACAAAGGCTTCAG AGTTCACATCGAAAACTCGGCCAAACCCGACGAATTCCACCCTGTCCAGAGGAGTATCAACGAGGCATCTGTGCACCATTCTGTCGTTGGACAGTACGGCAGAAGACTGCTGAGACAGCCGATCGTCGTTGGACCAGTGGCCCCCACCGCCCCTGAAACTGTAGCAGCCCCTGCTCCGGTAGCTGCACCCCAGACTGTCTACACTGTGATCCCGGAGAATTTGCACACGCAATACTACCATTACATCCAACCGTCTTATTTCCAATCCAAATGA
- the ABCB7 gene encoding iron-sulfur clusters transporter ABCB7, mitochondrial has translation MASVLKCSRLLLSTQNAKFRPLGIVALQCDNQRRRSSPVNRDTKHFATKLPTNSAYLQSLKYSSTAISRGGIKACKCTTSSTLLPLPKRIGFLNKPCNARNCFHPGASQLASIAGELNINREVTAQEMIKGLFSYIWPKEDSSIRKRVVLALSILAGAKSIAVCVPFLFKCGLDTLNNNPPDIVLSLAGGAESMASVAATLLVCYGLAGATAAGFNELRNAVFARVAQHSIRKIARNVFLHLHNLDLSFHLDRQTGALSKTIDRGSRGINFVLTAMIFNIFPTIFELTLVSSILGSKFGWPFASVALGYVGIYATYTLLVTQWRTKFRVHMNQAENEAGNKAIDSLINYETVKYFNNEKHEADRYDEALKRFQTASLKTSTSLALLNFGQSAIFQASVATMMLLSARQISQGNMTVGDLVLVNGLLFQLSVPLGFLGSVYREVRQALIDMRTMFSIMATDANIKNNPGAALLALTHSSASIKFNNVSFQYVPGKSVLRDLSFDITPGKKYAIVGGSGSGKSTIIRLLFRFFDPNTGNIQIGGQDVRNVDLESLRKSIAIVPQDSVLFNETIFYNLQYGNLSRTKDEVIAASKMADLHDSVIRWPQGYETRVGERGLKLSGGEKQRVAIARAILKDAPILVFDEATSSLDSITEHNILEALRRATTGRTSICIAHRLSTILDADEILVLEAGRVAERGSHQELLRNADSTYSRLWKAQRGGSLSGA, from the exons AAGTACAGCAGTACAGCCATTTCAAGGGGTGGTATCAAAGCCTGCAAATGCACAACCAGCAGCACCCTCCTCCCTTTGCCAAAGAGAATTGGCTTTCTGAACAAGCCATGCAACGCTCGAAACTGTTTCCACCCTGGTGCCTCACAGCTAGCGTCCATTGCCGGTGAACTCAACATCAACAGGGAAGTGACGGCCCAGGAAATGATCAAGGGGCTCTTTAGCTACATTTGGCCTAAA GAAGACTCCTCCATCAGAAAGCGAGTCGTACTGGCTCTGTCAATTCTGGCTGGTGCAAAATCAATTGCTGTTTGCGTTCCGTTTCTCTTCAAATGCGGTCTCGACACCCTAAACAACAACCCTCCAGACATTGTTCTCTCCTTGGCTGGAGGAGCCGAATCGATGGCTTCGGTTGCTGCCACCTTGCTAGTGTGCT ATGGTCTGGCTGGTGCCACTGCTGCTGGTTTTAACGAATTGCGCAACGCGGTCTTTGCAAGGGTCGCTCAGCATTCCATCAGGAAAATTGCCAGAAATGTGTTCCTGCATCTCCACAATCTTGACTTGTCGTTTCACTTGGACAGACAAACAGGTGCCTTGTCCAAG ACGATCGATAGAGGTAGTCGAGGCATCAACTTTGTGCTAACTGCTatgattttcaacattttcccGACTATCTTTGAGTTAACGCTAGTCAGCTCAATTCTG GGATCAAAATTCGGGTGGCCTTTCGCTAGTGTTGCGCTTGGCTATGTTGGCATTTACGCAACATACACATTGCTGGTCACCCAGTGGCGAACAAAATTCAGAGTTCACATGAACCAGGCCGAGAATGAAGCAGGCAACAAAGCGATTGACTCGCTTATTAACTATGAAACTGTGAAA tattttaataatgagaaACACGAGGCTGATAGATATGATGAGGCTCTTAAGAGGTTCCAAACCGCATCTCTGAAAACAAGCACCAGTCTGGCACTGCTGAACTTTGGCCAAAGTGCGATTTTTCAAGCTTCAGTAGCAACCATGATGCTTCTCTCAGCACGTCAAATTTCGCAGG GAAATATGACGGTCGGTGATCTTGTGCTGGTCAATGGTCTTCTTTTCCAACTCTCAGTACCCCTCGGATTCCTTGGTTCGGTCTACAGAGAAGTGCGGCAAGCCCTCATTGACATGAGGACAATGTTCTCTATAATGGCGACTGATGCCAATATCAAA AATAACCCAGGCGCAGCTTTGCTTGCGCTGACTCACAGTTCCGCAAGCATCAAATTCAATAATGTGTCTTTCCAATATGTACCTGGCAAGTCTGTTTTGAGAGATTTGAGCTTTGATATCACACCAGGCAAGAAGTATGCGATTGTGGGCGGCTCAGGCTCTGG GAAATCTACAATTATTAGGCTACTTTTCCGCTTTTTTGACCCTAACACTGGGAACATTCAGATAGGAGGACAGGATGTCAGAAATGTTGACTTAGAATCGCTAAGAAAAAGCATTGCTATTGTGCCACAG GACTCCGTGCTTTTcaatgaaacaatattttacaaccTGCAATACGGAAATTTGTCTCGAACTAAGGACGAAGTGATTGCTGCGTCTAAAATGGCTGACCTGCACGATTCAGTCATAAGGTGGCCGCAAGGATATGAAACAAGG GTTGGTGAGCGTGGTCTGAAATTATCAGGCGGTGAGAAACAAAGAGTGGCAATCGCCAGGGCTATTCTCAAAGACGcgccgattttggtttttgacgAGGCTACTTCATCCTTGGATTCAATCACAGAACAC AATATTCTTGAGGCGCTGAGGCGAGCTACAACGGGGAGAACGTCAATTTGCATTGCCCACAGACTGTCGACCATACTTGACGCGGACGAGATTCTAGTTTTGGAAGCTGGCCGCGTTGCAGAGCGAGGTTCGCACCAAGAGCTCCTCCGCAACGCGGACAGCACTTACAGCCGTCTGTGGAAAGCTCAGAGAGGTGGCAGCTTGTCGGGGGCCTGA
- the LOC135948053 gene encoding uncharacterized protein LOC135948053, translating to MKGKITRLLVGILVQCALANAFTTIGIAEESVQELINPLSMMGAAETAEINSNLDLLKSGIFSDCMFVVGPDKRIIKAHKIILIRNSGIFEKLFSREDAPSKVFINSVDYNDFLAILRFIYSGSNCIRSVDEACALLKYAEKFQFDGVAEKSRAFLWASMYPGRIWSTYQCAIAANDEQLAQAAIELAKQDTAQALQESDFASVPKSVLSDFLHAKQLSFVPLSDKSAHRHYLELKLLKAVIRWAKAEAKRQSLPLTPVSYRTVLGPELLMPLRGLFLTPEDHNSLEFGSQKFDYGKIMSLVFSLEDEGDVGQFKGPRLVSEAQQIRKVLGAEFCGPLHHFTGQNSTYWLVSSAQLGFLNMRDPRLVGLQVLRKDGCQPKDEFTVLVVRLRDNKIIYGARVTITETGECKKISPKVEVKLPREVPLEGDSSQFKVQVVFHRSGEYPAYDHSSQVDVPKFFNGNTMVNLRTPKGSGIITSIVTTKPRGS from the exons ATGAAGGGGAAAATTACACGACTGCTTGTTGGCATTCTTGTGCAATGCGCTCTAGCAAACGCATTCACGACG aTCGGAATTGCTGAGGAGTCTGTCCAAGAGTTGATAAACCCGCTGTCAATGATGGGCGCGGCGGAAACTGCTGAAATAAATAGCAACTTGGACTTGCTGAAAAGCGGAATTTTTTCAGACTGCATGTTCGTTGTTGGGCCTGACAAGAGG atcATCAAAGCGcacaagattattttaattcggaACTCCGGGATTtttgaaaagcttttttcaagaGAAGACGCACCTTCTAAAGTATTCATCAACAGCGTCGACTACAACGATTTCTTAGCCATTCTAAG attcatTTACTCTGGAAGCAACTGCATTAGGTCCGTGGATGAAGCTTGCGCCCTGCTGAAATACGCCGAAAAGTTTCAGTTTGACGGTGTTGCGGAAAAGAGCCGCGCTTTCCTCTGGGCTTCCATGTACCCTGGCAGGATATGGAGCACTTATCAATGCGCGATCGCCGCCAACGACGAACAACTCGCTCAAGCTGCAATTGag TTGGCAAAACAAGACACGGCACAAGCACTGCAAGAATCTGATTTCGCCTCAGTGCCGAAAAGCGTACTGTCTGATTTCCTGCACGCAAAGCAACTGTCCTTCGTGCCGCTATCAGACAAATCTGCGCACCGACATTACCTCGAACTAAAACTGCTCAAGGCGGTGATCAGATGGGCAAAAGCGGAAGCCAAGAGGCAGAGTTTGCCGCTGACCCCGGTTTCCTACCGGACGGTGCTGGGTCCTGAGCTGCTAATGCCCCTAAGAGGTCTGTTCCTCACCCCTGAGGACCACAACTCGCTCGAGTTCGGGTCTCAGAAGTTTGATTATGGAAAG atcaTGTCTTTGGTGTTCAGCTTGGAGGATGAAGGGGACGTGGGCCAGTTCAAGGGCCCCCGCCTGGTCAGCGAGGCCCAGCAAATCCGCAAGGTGTTGGGTGCTGAGTTCTGCGGGCCGCTGCACCACTTCACCGGACAGAACTCGACTTATTGGTTGGTCAGCTCGGCGCAACTTGGTTTCCTCAACATGCGGGACCCGCGCCTCGTCGGCCTGCAG GTGTTAAGGAAGGACGGTTGCCAGCCCAAGGATGAATTCACGGTTTTGGTGGTCCGATTGAGGGACAACAAGATCATTTACGGCGCACGTGTGACCATTACTGAGACGGGCGAGTGCAAGAAAATTTCCCCGAAAGTGGAGGTCAAACTGCCCAGGGAGGTTCCTTTGGAGGGTGATTCTTCGCAGTTCAAGGTGCAAGTAGTCTTCCACAGGTCCGGAGAGTACCCTGCCTACGACCACTCGAGTCAGGTGGACGTGCCAAAATTCTTCAACGGCAACACCATGGTCAATTTGAGAACGCCCAAAGGAAGTGGAATAATCACGTCGATCGTCACGACAAAACCGAGAGGCAGCTAA
- the LOC135934626 gene encoding uncharacterized protein LOC135934626 produces the protein MSSDTNIRVSPKAKVSPAPSSSNKQLKDMIKIYPVKMIKNLNTSDAVGTTTVTSAVTPTVPDPGRADSTADFSTIASPAGASADGASSVAADKQKPETAAPAATPVLDKDELRKLISESLGSQLGNLINTITNSVEAKLISKPIASVKKQVPRKKRKLSTENSAEEKPEKIPSKPLTARHVKEPEVAPKPSTSYYTMGSNKKNTSNGQSSVFVHSNTKRMEYPPNEYSIEDVHKAVVAIFNNEYTQNAAAKLYNVPRSTLTKKLRIARDLGYVPDAETLNQARGPKPQFSIAAENSLKEFIFSMFDRSFSVPESCMRDSIVDIAVELGEVEGLKKPSGAWRHRFIGRHQGLKEILDENKKENSDEAIHAWYTNLWNRLQGMGIESLLAQPERVFTIEEIALPITEKKIYRRNECKWYYCTDKQAVRHACICFNAAGKMTPPFITFPERNKGFRGAQGVWTTVAPIGWFSADTKFDHIQQLRKYLVDMKLLNPHDNHQKVLLFLDGQASSITYKYFKFCEDAGIILWSLLPKYKTIKLPADRVVEVIRNEWPQVLNRHYLDPNNLSSLQFSNVCKEALEKLTRSPAVMKTSFKECGIVPFSLDEAAATQKIPCTLADLALEIEVDEQLNQVRQVDEQALVGGFNFFCSFVPAKKLKEFESGKGTGKLYKIWKDWSKMVNDHVSGLGVALHDE, from the exons ATGTCTTCCGATACTAATATTCGAGTATCACCAAAGGCCAAAGTGTCCCCTGCACCATCAAGTTCAAATAAACAACTGAAGGACATGATCAAAATCTACCCAGTTAAAATGATCAAGAACCTCAATACTAGTGATGCTGTTGGCACTACCACCGTCACTAGTGCCGTCACTCCTACTGTCCCTGACCCTGGTCGTGCTGACTCCACTGCGGATTTTTCTACGATTGCATCCCCAGCTGGTGCCAGTGCTGATGGGGCATCCAGTGTGGCAGCTGACAAACAGAAGCCTGAAACTGCAGCTCCTGCTGCAACTCCTGTGCTTGATAAAGACGAACTGAGGAAGCTGATTTCGGAATCG cttGGATCTCAACTTGGAAACCTGATTAACACTATCACCAATTCTGTGGAGGCAAAGTTAATATCAAAACCAATCGCATCTGTAAAGAAGCAGGTGCCCcgtaaaaagaggaaattaagTACAGAAAATAGTGCAGAAGAGAAGCCAGAGAAAATTCCCAGCAAACCATTGACAGCAAGGCATGTGAAAGAGCCAGAGGTTGCCCCAAAG CCATCAACCTCCTACTACACTATGGGCTCTAACAAGAAGAATACATCAAATGGCCAAAGCAGCGTCTTTGTTCATTCCAACACAAAGCGAATGGAGTACCCTCCCAATGAATACTCCATCGAAGATGTGCACAAAGCAGTTGTGGCGATTTTCAACAATGAGTACACGCAGAACGCCGCGGCCAAGTTGTACAATGTGCCAAGGTCGACTCTGACCAAAAAATTGAGGATTGCGCGGGACCTCGGCTACGTGCCAGACGCTGAAACTTTAAACCAGGCCCGTGGTCCAAAGCCTCAGTTCTCAATCGCAGCTGAAAACTCTTTGAAGGAATTCATCTTTAGCATGTTCGATCGCAGTTTTTCTGTCCCTGAGAGCTGCATGCGTGATTCAATTGTGGATATTGCCGTCGAATTGGGCGAAGTTGAAGGTTTGAAGAAGCCAAGCGGTGCTTGGCGCCACCGCTTCATTGGCAGGCACCAAGGGCTCAAAGAAATTCttgatgaaaacaaaaaag AAAATTCTGATGAGGCCATTCATGCTTGGTACACAAATCTTTGGAACCGTCTGCAAGGGATGGGCATCGAATCCCTGCTAGCCCAACCTGAACGCGTGTTCACCATAGAAGAAATCGCCTTGCCAATTACAGAGAAAAAGATTTACCGCAGAAACGAGTGCAAATGGTACTATTGCACAGACAAACAAGCTGTTCGACATGCGTGCATTTGCTTCAACGCTGCTGGTAAAATGACTCCTCCGTTCATCACCTTCCCTGAACGCAACAAGGGGTTCCGTGGTGCTCAAGGGGTGTGGACCACAGTGGCTCCCATTGGCTGGTTCAGTGCCGACACTAAATTTGACCATATTCAGCAGCTGAGGAAGTACTTGGTTGACATGAAACTGCTGAACCCACATGACAACCATCAGAAG GTTCTCCTCTTCCTGGATGGACAAGCCAGTTCTATCACTTACAAATACTTCAAGTTTTGTGAGGATGCAGGGATCATCTTGTGGAGTCTACTgccaaaatacaaaacaatCAAACTGCCTGCTGATCGTGTTGTCGAGGTCATCCGGAATGAATGGCCACAAGTGTTGAATCGACACTACCTTGACCCTAACAACCTGTCctctttgcaattttcaaacgTGTGCAAGGAAGCGTTAGAAAAGCTGACCAGGTCTCCTGCAGTGATGAAAACATCATTCAAAGAATGTGGGATCGTGCCTTTTAGCTTAGATGAGGCTGCAGCCACCCAGAAAATTCCGTGTACTTTGGCTGACCTGGCATTAGAAATAGAAGTTGATGAGCAGCTAAACCAAGTCCGTCAAGTTGACGAACAAGCACTTGTCGGAGGATTCAACTTCTTCTGTTCATTCGTGCCTGCTAAAAAGTTGAAAGAGTTTGAGAGTGGGAAGGGAACAGGAAAGCTGTACAAGATTTGGAAAGATTGGAGCAAAATGGTCAACGATCATGTTTCTGGCCTTGGAGTAGCTTTGCATGATGAATAA